The following are from one region of the Caldalkalibacillus salinus genome:
- the rpoC gene encoding DNA-directed RNA polymerase subunit beta', producing the protein MIDVNNFEYMQIGLASPNKIRSWSRGEVKKPETINYRTLKPEKEGLFCEKIFGPTKDWECHCGKYKRVRYKGVVCDRCGVEVTRAKVRRERMGHIELAAPVSHIWYFKGIPSRMGLSLDMSPRSLEEVIYFASYVVVDPGETPLEKKQLLSEKEYRSYREKYGTTFKAAMGAEAIKSLLLDLDVDKEVNMLKEELKTAQGQRRNRAIKRLEVLEAFRNSGNDPSWMILEVLPVIPPELRPMVQLDGGRFATSDLNDLYRRVINRNNRLKRLLDLGAPEIIVQNEKRMLQEAVDALIDNGRRGRPVTGPGNRPLKSLSHMLKGKQGRFRQNLLGKRVDYSGRSVIVVGPHLKMYQCGLPKEMALELFKPFVMKELVSKGIAHNIKSAKRKVERVNPEVWDVLEEVIKEHPVLLNRAPTLHRLGIQAFEPTLVEGRAIKLHPLVCTAYNADFDGDQMAVHVPLSAEAQAEARVLMLAAQNILNPKDGKPVVTPSQDMVLGNYYITLERPGAVGEGSIFNNSAEAISAYQNGYVHLHTRVAIRGNSLNKTYFTEEQNNALVVSTVGKIIFNEILPESFPYINEPTKYNLEVATPEKYFIYDKGTDVKEFISKMPQVDPFKKGFLGDVIAECFKRFQITETSKMLDRMKDLGFAYSTKAGITVGVADIVVLEEKKEILEQAEKDVEVILKQYRRGLITEDERYDRVISIWSKAKDVIQEKLKKSLDPLNPIFMMSNSGARGNDSNFTQLAGMRGLMANPSGRIIEIPITSSFREGLTVLEYFISTHGARKGLADTALKTADSGYLTRRLVDVAQDVIIREDDCGTDRGLDVSAIRDGREIIEGIHDRLVGRLAFETVKHPETGEVLIRPNELITEDIATVIVEAGVEQVKIRSVFTCRTRHGACQRCYGRNLATGNQVEIGESVGIIAAQSIGEPGTQLTMRTFHTGGVAGDDITQGLPRIQEIFEARNPKGQAVISELEGKVVEVREVKDRREIVVQGDVETRNYTAPYGARLKVSEGDDVIAGQELTEGSVDPKELLKVQGMHGVQEYLLKEVQKVYRMQGVEIGDKHVEVMVRQMLRKIRVMDAGDTDLLPGSYIDIYDYEVANHKVLQQGGVPATARPVLLGITKASLETDSFLSAASFQETTRVLTDAAIKGKRDELLGLKENVIIGKLVPAGTGMNRYRQVGVRHTDETPGETDGDQDPSVVQDPVIAE; encoded by the coding sequence TTGATCGATGTAAATAACTTTGAGTACATGCAAATTGGTTTAGCGTCGCCAAACAAGATTCGTTCATGGTCTAGAGGGGAAGTCAAAAAACCCGAAACGATTAACTATCGAACGCTTAAACCTGAAAAAGAAGGGCTTTTCTGTGAGAAGATTTTCGGACCCACTAAGGATTGGGAATGTCACTGCGGGAAGTATAAGCGAGTCCGTTACAAAGGTGTCGTTTGTGACCGCTGTGGTGTTGAAGTGACAAGAGCGAAGGTCCGCCGTGAGAGAATGGGGCATATTGAACTCGCTGCCCCTGTATCTCACATCTGGTACTTCAAAGGTATCCCTAGTCGTATGGGCCTTAGCTTGGATATGAGTCCGCGTTCTTTAGAGGAAGTCATCTACTTTGCTTCTTATGTCGTTGTAGACCCTGGAGAAACACCACTAGAGAAGAAGCAGCTTCTTTCTGAAAAAGAGTATCGTAGCTATCGAGAGAAATACGGTACCACCTTTAAAGCGGCCATGGGGGCTGAAGCGATCAAATCACTACTGCTTGACCTTGACGTTGACAAAGAAGTTAATATGCTTAAGGAAGAGCTCAAAACAGCCCAAGGCCAACGACGCAATAGAGCAATTAAACGATTAGAAGTTTTAGAAGCATTTAGAAACTCAGGTAACGATCCATCATGGATGATTTTAGAGGTACTCCCCGTCATCCCGCCTGAACTAAGGCCGATGGTGCAGTTAGACGGGGGGCGTTTTGCCACTTCTGACCTTAACGATTTATACCGTCGTGTGATCAACCGAAACAATCGATTAAAGCGTCTATTAGATCTCGGAGCGCCTGAGATCATCGTGCAAAACGAAAAGAGAATGCTTCAGGAAGCGGTTGACGCATTAATAGATAACGGGCGTAGAGGCCGTCCAGTAACGGGACCGGGTAACCGTCCGTTGAAATCTCTCAGTCATATGCTAAAAGGGAAACAAGGTCGCTTCCGTCAAAACCTTCTCGGTAAGCGTGTGGACTACTCCGGACGTTCCGTTATCGTTGTAGGTCCTCACTTGAAGATGTACCAATGTGGTCTACCAAAAGAAATGGCACTAGAACTATTTAAGCCGTTTGTGATGAAAGAGCTTGTCTCTAAAGGCATTGCACATAACATCAAGAGTGCCAAGCGTAAAGTCGAGCGCGTGAATCCAGAGGTATGGGACGTTCTAGAAGAAGTGATCAAAGAGCACCCTGTCCTGCTTAACCGTGCGCCTACACTTCACCGTCTAGGGATTCAGGCATTTGAACCTACTCTTGTTGAAGGGCGTGCCATTAAGCTTCACCCACTCGTTTGTACAGCATATAACGCCGACTTTGACGGTGACCAAATGGCCGTACACGTGCCGTTATCTGCAGAAGCGCAAGCAGAAGCGCGCGTACTGATGCTCGCAGCTCAGAACATCCTGAACCCTAAGGATGGTAAACCGGTCGTAACGCCGTCACAGGATATGGTTCTAGGTAACTACTACATCACCCTAGAAAGACCAGGTGCGGTGGGAGAAGGCAGTATCTTTAACAACTCAGCAGAAGCTATCTCGGCTTATCAAAATGGTTATGTCCATCTGCATACAAGAGTAGCCATTCGCGGTAACTCATTAAATAAAACGTACTTTACAGAAGAACAAAATAACGCACTGGTTGTGTCAACGGTAGGGAAAATTATCTTTAATGAAATCCTGCCAGAGTCCTTCCCGTATATCAATGAACCAACGAAATATAACCTTGAGGTGGCTACACCCGAGAAATATTTCATTTATGATAAAGGGACTGACGTTAAAGAGTTTATCTCTAAGATGCCGCAAGTGGATCCATTTAAGAAAGGTTTCTTAGGCGATGTCATTGCAGAGTGCTTCAAACGATTCCAGATTACAGAGACATCCAAAATGCTTGACCGCATGAAAGATTTAGGCTTTGCTTACTCCACGAAAGCAGGGATTACCGTTGGTGTGGCCGATATCGTTGTGCTTGAAGAGAAAAAAGAGATTCTGGAGCAAGCAGAAAAAGACGTCGAAGTGATCTTGAAGCAATACCGCCGAGGTCTCATAACAGAGGATGAACGATATGACCGCGTCATCTCTATCTGGAGTAAAGCGAAAGATGTCATCCAAGAGAAACTAAAAAAATCACTCGATCCACTGAACCCGATCTTTATGATGTCTAACTCTGGTGCTCGTGGTAACGACTCAAACTTTACGCAGCTTGCGGGTATGCGTGGGTTAATGGCCAATCCGTCAGGTCGTATCATTGAAATCCCGATTACATCTAGTTTCCGTGAAGGGCTAACGGTACTCGAGTACTTTATCTCTACACACGGTGCACGTAAAGGTCTAGCGGATACAGCCTTGAAGACGGCCGACTCAGGTTACCTCACACGTCGTCTAGTTGACGTGGCTCAAGACGTCATCATTCGAGAAGATGACTGTGGTACGGACAGAGGCTTAGACGTATCAGCTATACGTGATGGAAGAGAGATTATTGAAGGCATCCATGATCGTCTAGTAGGACGTCTTGCTTTTGAAACGGTGAAACATCCGGAGACAGGCGAAGTGCTTATAAGACCGAACGAATTAATCACTGAAGATATCGCCACAGTTATCGTTGAAGCAGGGGTCGAACAAGTCAAAATCCGTTCCGTCTTCACATGCCGTACGCGTCATGGTGCATGTCAAAGATGTTACGGGCGCAACCTTGCGACAGGTAACCAAGTTGAAATCGGTGAGTCTGTTGGTATCATCGCGGCCCAATCCATTGGTGAACCGGGTACTCAGCTTACAATGCGTACCTTCCACACAGGTGGGGTTGCAGGAGACGATATCACACAGGGTCTGCCACGTATCCAAGAGATATTCGAAGCCAGGAATCCAAAAGGGCAAGCGGTTATCTCTGAGTTAGAGGGTAAAGTGGTGGAGGTCCGCGAAGTCAAAGATCGACGCGAGATTGTTGTTCAAGGCGACGTGGAAACACGCAATTACACTGCCCCATATGGCGCACGCTTAAAAGTAAGTGAGGGTGACGATGTAATAGCTGGGCAAGAACTCACAGAAGGTTCCGTGGATCCAAAAGAACTACTCAAGGTTCAAGGCATGCACGGCGTACAAGAGTATCTGTTAAAAGAGGTACAGAAGGTATACCGTATGCAAGGGGTAGAAATTGGAGACAAACACGTCGAAGTGATGGTACGTCAAATGTTGCGTAAGATTCGTGTCATGGACGCGGGAGATACCGACCTGCTCCCAGGCTCTTACATTGATATCTATGATTACGAAGTCGCCAACCACAAAGTATTACAACAAGGTGGCGTACCTGCAACAGCTCGTCCTGTCTTGCTCGGTATCACTAAAGCTTCACTTGAAACAGACTCCTTCTTATCTGCAGCATCCTTCCAAGAGACAACAAGAGTGCTTACAGATGCTGCCATCAAAGGTAAACGTGACGAATTACTCGGCTTGAAAGAGAACGTCATTATCGGTAAGCTAGTACCAGCTGGTACGGGAATGAACCGTTACCGCCAAGTTGGAGTCCGACATACGGATGAAACGCCTGGAGAGACTGATGGTGACCAGGACCCATCCGTTGTTCAAGACCCGGTCATCGCTGAATAA
- a CDS encoding 50S ribosomal protein L7ae-like protein has protein sequence MSYEKVKQAKEIRIGLKQTMKSVQQSEVDEVLIAKDADPHIVSKVHRICEEHRVSTIYVDSMKTLGQTCGIDVGAATVALKK, from the coding sequence ATGTCTTATGAAAAAGTAAAGCAGGCAAAGGAAATCAGAATAGGTTTGAAACAGACAATGAAGTCTGTTCAACAAAGTGAAGTGGACGAAGTGCTTATTGCGAAAGATGCAGATCCACACATCGTCTCAAAAGTCCATCGCATATGCGAGGAACACCGTGTTAGCACCATCTATGTAGATTCCATGAAAACGTTAGGTCAAACGTGTGGAATTGATGTAGGGGCTGCAACCGTGGCTCTTAAAAAGTAA
- the rpsL gene encoding 30S ribosomal protein S12 — protein sequence MPTINQLVRRGRVARSEKSNSPALQKGYNSFKKTSTDYSAPQKRGVCTRVGTMTPKKPNSALRKYARVRLTNGIEVTAYIPGIGHNLQEHSVVLIRGGRVKDLPGVRYHIVRGALDTAGVQDRAQGRSKYGTKRPKEAKK from the coding sequence ATGCCTACTATTAACCAGCTAGTAAGAAGAGGTCGCGTAGCGAGATCAGAGAAGTCTAATTCTCCTGCCTTGCAGAAAGGTTACAACAGCTTCAAGAAAACAAGCACGGACTACAGTGCGCCACAAAAACGAGGCGTTTGTACGCGTGTGGGAACAATGACGCCTAAGAAACCAAACTCAGCGCTACGTAAATATGCGCGTGTTCGTTTAACAAACGGAATTGAAGTGACAGCTTACATTCCGGGGATTGGACACAACCTTCAAGAGCACAGCGTTGTGCTTATCCGTGGTGGTCGTGTAAAAGACTTACCAGGGGTACGTTACCACATTGTACGTGGTGCGCTTGATACTGCAGGTGTTCAAGACCGTGCGCAAGGACGTTCTAAGTATGGTACGAAGAGACCAAAGGAAGCTAAAAAATAA
- the rpsG gene encoding 30S ribosomal protein S7, producing the protein MPRKGPVTRRDVLPDPVYNSKLVTRLINRIMLDGKRGVAQRILYNAFDLIQERTGQEPMEVFDEALKNIMPVLEVKARRVGGSNYQVPVEVRPDRRTTLGLRWLVNYARLRGEKTMEERLAAEIIDASNNTGSAVKKREDVHKMAEANKAFAHYRW; encoded by the coding sequence ATGCCAAGAAAAGGTCCAGTAACTCGCCGTGATGTATTACCTGATCCGGTATACAACAGTAAGCTTGTCACTCGTCTGATTAACCGCATCATGCTTGACGGAAAAAGAGGAGTTGCACAACGCATTCTATATAACGCATTTGATCTTATTCAAGAGCGTACAGGGCAAGAACCTATGGAAGTATTTGACGAAGCGCTTAAGAACATCATGCCAGTACTTGAAGTTAAAGCACGCCGTGTAGGTGGGTCTAACTACCAAGTACCAGTAGAAGTACGTCCTGATCGTCGTACGACACTAGGTCTACGTTGGTTAGTAAACTACGCGCGTTTACGTGGTGAAAAAACAATGGAAGAGCGCTTAGCTGCAGAAATCATCGATGCTTCAAACAACACAGGCTCTGCTGTGAAGAAGCGCGAAGATGTGCATAAAATGGCTGAGGCGAACAAAGCGTTTGCTCACTACCGTTGGTAA
- the fusA gene encoding elongation factor G, with the protein MAREFSLKNTRNIGIMAHIDAGKTTATERILFYTGRIHKIGETHEGASQMDWMDQEQERGITITSAATTAQWKGHRVNIIDTPGHVDFTVEVERSLRVLDGAVALLDAQSGVEPQTETVWRQATTYGVPRIVFVNKMDKVGADFLGSVQTIHDRLEANAVAVQLPIGAEDEFEGIIDLVEMQAYYYIDDLGTRTEARDIPDEYKEQADEYRTKLVEAVAELDEELMMKYLEGEELTKDEIKAALRQGTCDVEIYPVLCGSAFKNKGVQLMIDAVIDYLPSPVDVPPIKGILPDSEEEVTRESSDDAPFSALAFKIMTDPYVGKLSFFRVYSGILKSGSYVLNSTKGKRERVGRILQMHANSREEISEIHAGEIAGAVGLKDTATGDTLCDEKNPVILESMSFPEPVIKLAIEPKTKADQEKMGIALAKLAEEDPTFRTETDDETGQTIIAGMGELHLDIIVDRLKREFKVEANVGAPQVAYKETIRQAAKVEGKFVRQSGGRGQYGHVWVEFEPLEAGSGFEFENKIVGGAVPREYIPSVQQGIEEAMQNGLIAGYEVIDMKATLFDGSYHDVDSSEMAFKIAGSMALKEAKSKCDPALLEPIMKVEIVVPEEHMGDAMGHVNARRGRVEGMDARGNAQVIRSFVPLSEMFGYATTLRSSTQGRGTYSMHFSHFEEAPKSITEEVAKGNE; encoded by the coding sequence ATGGCAAGAGAGTTCTCCTTAAAAAATACGCGTAATATTGGGATCATGGCTCATATTGACGCTGGTAAAACAACGGCAACAGAACGTATTTTGTTCTATACAGGTCGTATTCATAAAATTGGTGAAACGCACGAAGGTGCTTCCCAAATGGACTGGATGGACCAAGAGCAAGAACGTGGTATCACAATCACGTCTGCTGCCACAACTGCTCAGTGGAAAGGCCATCGTGTCAACATTATCGACACGCCTGGACACGTAGACTTCACAGTTGAGGTTGAGCGTTCCCTTCGCGTATTAGATGGAGCTGTCGCACTACTTGATGCACAATCAGGTGTTGAGCCCCAAACCGAAACTGTTTGGCGCCAGGCAACAACTTACGGTGTACCACGTATCGTCTTTGTTAACAAAATGGATAAAGTCGGCGCTGACTTCTTAGGCTCCGTTCAAACGATACATGATCGTCTTGAAGCGAACGCCGTAGCTGTCCAACTACCGATTGGTGCAGAAGATGAGTTTGAAGGGATCATTGACCTCGTAGAAATGCAAGCTTACTACTATATTGATGACCTTGGTACTCGTACAGAGGCTCGTGACATCCCTGATGAATACAAAGAGCAAGCTGATGAGTATCGTACTAAACTAGTGGAGGCAGTCGCTGAACTAGATGAAGAACTCATGATGAAATATCTTGAAGGAGAAGAACTCACTAAGGATGAGATTAAAGCAGCACTCCGCCAAGGGACATGTGACGTTGAAATCTATCCTGTACTTTGTGGTTCTGCTTTCAAAAACAAAGGGGTACAATTAATGATCGACGCTGTCATTGATTACCTACCTTCTCCAGTAGATGTACCACCGATCAAAGGAATCTTACCAGATTCTGAGGAAGAAGTGACTCGTGAATCAAGTGACGATGCACCATTCTCTGCATTAGCATTCAAGATTATGACTGACCCTTATGTCGGTAAGTTATCATTCTTCCGCGTCTACTCAGGTATACTCAAATCAGGATCTTACGTCTTAAACTCAACAAAAGGGAAGCGTGAACGCGTAGGTCGTATCCTACAGATGCACGCCAACTCTCGTGAGGAAATATCTGAGATCCACGCAGGTGAGATTGCAGGTGCAGTTGGACTTAAAGATACGGCTACAGGGGATACGCTATGCGATGAGAAAAACCCTGTTATCCTAGAATCTATGTCCTTCCCTGAGCCTGTTATTAAACTTGCGATTGAGCCAAAAACAAAGGCAGACCAAGAGAAAATGGGTATTGCCCTTGCTAAGCTTGCAGAAGAAGACCCAACGTTCCGTACTGAGACTGACGATGAAACAGGACAAACGATCATCGCTGGTATGGGTGAGCTTCACCTCGATATCATCGTTGACCGCTTGAAACGTGAATTCAAAGTTGAAGCGAACGTAGGGGCACCTCAGGTTGCTTACAAAGAAACGATTCGTCAAGCGGCTAAGGTTGAAGGTAAATTCGTACGTCAATCCGGTGGTCGTGGACAATACGGACACGTATGGGTTGAATTTGAACCACTTGAGGCAGGTAGCGGCTTTGAATTCGAAAACAAAATTGTGGGTGGGGCTGTACCAAGAGAGTACATTCCATCAGTACAACAAGGGATCGAAGAAGCGATGCAGAACGGCCTCATAGCAGGCTATGAAGTCATCGACATGAAGGCGACATTATTTGATGGAAGCTACCACGACGTTGACTCCAGTGAGATGGCCTTTAAGATTGCCGGTTCCATGGCACTTAAAGAAGCTAAATCCAAGTGTGACCCTGCGCTTCTAGAACCGATTATGAAAGTAGAAATCGTTGTTCCAGAAGAACACATGGGTGATGCAATGGGGCATGTTAATGCTCGTCGTGGACGTGTAGAAGGTATGGATGCTCGTGGTAATGCGCAAGTTATCCGTTCGTTTGTGCCACTATCTGAGATGTTCGGATACGCAACAACGCTACGTTCTAGCACACAAGGTCGTGGAACATACTCCATGCATTTTAGCCACTTCGAAGAAGCGCCTAAATCTATTACAGAAGAAGTAGCAAAAGGCAACGAATAA
- the tuf gene encoding elongation factor Tu, with protein sequence MSKEKYERTKPHANIGTIGHVDHGKTTLTAAITTVLSTKGGGEARAYDSIDGAPEERERGITISTAHVEYETDNRHYAHVDCPGHADYVKNMITGAAQMDGAILVVSAADGPMPQTREHILLSRQVGVPSIVTFLNKCDMVDDEELLELVEMEVRDLLSEYDFPGDDVPVIKGSALQALEDPSSEWADRIIELMEAVDAYIPTPERDTDKPFLMPVEDVFSITGRGTVATGRVERGVIKVGDSLEILGLEEEPKNTTCTGVEMFRKLLDQAEAGDNVGVLLRGVDREEVQRGQVLIQPGTVKAHTKFSAQVYVLSKDEGGRHTPFFANYRPQFYFRTTDVTGIIQLPEGVEMVMPGDNIEMTVELIAPIAIEEGTRFAIREGGRTVGAGAVATIHE encoded by the coding sequence ATGAGTAAAGAAAAGTACGAACGTACGAAACCGCATGCTAACATTGGTACGATTGGTCACGTTGACCATGGTAAAACAACATTAACTGCTGCCATTACAACTGTACTATCCACCAAAGGTGGGGGAGAAGCAAGAGCTTACGACTCTATCGATGGTGCACCAGAAGAGCGTGAACGTGGAATCACGATTTCCACTGCACACGTAGAGTATGAAACTGACAACCGTCACTATGCTCACGTTGACTGCCCAGGACACGCTGACTACGTTAAAAACATGATCACTGGTGCTGCACAAATGGATGGTGCAATCCTCGTTGTGTCTGCAGCTGACGGCCCAATGCCTCAGACTCGTGAGCACATCCTACTTTCTCGTCAGGTAGGGGTACCTTCTATCGTGACATTCTTAAACAAGTGTGACATGGTAGACGACGAAGAACTACTAGAGCTTGTTGAAATGGAAGTACGTGACCTTCTTTCTGAGTACGACTTCCCTGGAGACGACGTACCAGTCATCAAAGGTTCTGCACTTCAAGCACTAGAAGATCCTTCTAGCGAATGGGCTGACAGAATCATTGAACTAATGGAAGCTGTTGACGCTTACATCCCAACACCAGAACGTGACACTGACAAGCCTTTCCTAATGCCTGTTGAGGACGTATTCTCAATCACAGGTCGTGGAACAGTTGCAACTGGCCGTGTTGAACGTGGTGTCATCAAAGTGGGTGACTCTCTAGAGATCCTTGGTCTTGAAGAAGAGCCTAAAAACACAACTTGTACTGGAGTTGAAATGTTCCGTAAGCTTCTAGATCAAGCAGAAGCAGGGGACAACGTTGGGGTACTACTTCGTGGTGTTGACCGTGAAGAAGTACAACGTGGTCAAGTACTTATCCAACCTGGAACAGTAAAAGCGCACACTAAATTCTCTGCGCAAGTTTACGTCCTAAGTAAAGACGAAGGTGGACGTCACACGCCTTTCTTCGCTAACTACCGTCCACAGTTCTACTTCCGTACAACTGACGTAACAGGCATCATTCAACTTCCAGAAGGCGTAGAAATGGTTATGCCTGGGGACAACATTGAAATGACTGTTGAACTTATCGCACCAATCGCGATCGAAGAAGGAACTCGTTTCGCGATCCGTGAAGGTGGACGTACAGTAGGTGCAGGTGCGGTTGCTACAATTCACGAATAA
- the rpsJ gene encoding 30S ribosomal protein S10 → MAKQKIRIRLKAYDHRVLDQSAEKIVDTAKRSGADVSGPIPLPTEKAVYTILRAVHKYKDAREQFEMRTHKRLIDIVNPTPQTVDALMRLDLPSGVDIEIKL, encoded by the coding sequence ATGGCAAAGCAAAAGATTCGTATTCGTTTAAAAGCTTATGATCATAGAGTGTTAGATCAATCAGCTGAGAAAATTGTAGACACTGCGAAGCGTTCTGGTGCGGACGTATCTGGACCGATTCCATTACCGACGGAAAAAGCAGTATATACAATCCTACGTGCGGTACACAAGTACAAAGATGCACGTGAGCAGTTTGAGATGAGAACCCATAAGCGTTTAATCGATATCGTAAATCCGACACCACAAACAGTGGATGCTTTAATGCGTTTGGATTTACCATCTGGTGTCGATATTGAGATCAAACTATAA
- the rplC gene encoding 50S ribosomal protein L3 — MTKGILGKKLGMTQVFGDNGVVLPVTVIEAGPCVVLQKKDAETDGYEAVQLGYDDKKENRANQPETGHAKKAETAPKRYIKEIRGVEGEFEVGQEVKADIFEAGEVVDITGVSKGKGFQGSIKRHGQARGPMTHGSRYHRRTGALGATDPARVFKGRPLPGRMGGNKVTIQGLEIVKVDTDRNLLLVKGNVPGAKNSFVTVKTSVKQ, encoded by the coding sequence ATGACCAAAGGAATCTTAGGTAAAAAACTTGGTATGACTCAAGTTTTTGGTGATAATGGTGTCGTCCTTCCTGTCACAGTAATCGAAGCTGGCCCATGTGTTGTGCTTCAGAAAAAAGATGCTGAGACAGACGGATACGAGGCGGTTCAACTTGGTTACGATGATAAAAAAGAAAACCGTGCAAACCAACCTGAAACTGGCCATGCCAAAAAGGCAGAAACTGCGCCTAAGCGCTACATTAAAGAAATTCGCGGAGTTGAAGGCGAATTTGAAGTTGGTCAAGAAGTCAAAGCTGACATTTTTGAAGCTGGTGAAGTTGTAGACATCACTGGTGTATCCAAAGGGAAAGGATTCCAAGGCTCCATTAAGCGTCATGGTCAAGCGCGTGGTCCTATGACTCACGGTTCACGTTACCATCGTCGCACAGGTGCCCTAGGTGCTACAGATCCAGCCCGTGTATTTAAAGGTAGACCTTTACCAGGTCGTATGGGTGGCAATAAAGTCACAATTCAAGGCCTAGAAATCGTGAAAGTTGACACGGACCGCAACTTGCTTCTAGTGAAAGGAAACGTTCCTGGAGCGAAGAACAGCTTTGTGACTGTGAAAACTTCAGTGAAGCAATAA